In Chryseobacterium shigense, the following proteins share a genomic window:
- a CDS encoding CPBP family intramembrane glutamic endopeptidase — MMSLYGKYAMGILFSFVLLAAVMLYSFPLIYCITGIKGLTSAYLFYSRIILWVVLALVFLYNLFIEKNSFLLWKEKQYSVMFYLKAVIILYLICAFGGSFLNFIIQVFTHENVSRKLVRIASLLKNNYFLIVSICLTAGIVEELLMRGYIQPRIEKIYNNPYPGIFISAVLFGILHSTYGTLGQVLVPFFIGTVFAVFYKKYSNIKILIICHFMYDFVSMMIMNFIDIKHLSAF; from the coding sequence ATGATGAGTTTGTACGGTAAATATGCAATGGGAATTCTTTTTTCTTTTGTACTTCTTGCTGCGGTAATGCTTTATTCCTTTCCGCTTATTTATTGTATTACAGGAATAAAAGGGCTTACTTCAGCTTATTTATTTTACTCCAGGATTATTCTTTGGGTGGTTCTTGCTTTGGTCTTTCTTTACAATCTATTTATAGAAAAGAATTCCTTTCTGTTATGGAAGGAAAAGCAGTATTCTGTAATGTTCTATCTTAAAGCTGTCATTATTTTATATCTGATTTGTGCTTTTGGCGGTTCTTTCTTAAATTTTATCATCCAGGTTTTCACTCATGAAAATGTAAGCAGGAAACTCGTCCGGATCGCATCACTTTTAAAAAACAATTATTTCCTGATTGTCTCTATCTGCCTTACTGCAGGAATTGTGGAAGAACTTCTCATGCGGGGATATATTCAGCCAAGAATTGAAAAAATATACAATAACCCATACCCTGGCATTTTTATTTCTGCCGTATTATTCGGAATTTTGCACAGTACTTACGGAACACTTGGACAGGTTCTTGTACCTTTCTTTATCGGAACCGTTTTTGCTGTATTTTATAAAAAATATTCAAACATTAAAATCCTGATCATCTGCCACTTTATGTACGACTTTGTGTCTATGATGATTATGAATTTTATAGACATTAAACATTTATCTGCATTCTAA
- the yaaA gene encoding peroxide stress protein YaaA, protein MKIITSPAKLMNVENSTGLLRSTTPKFIEEAAFIQSYLKHKSPKYLSELMEISPKLADENWERNQKWKAKPTAKESAPAMFAFTGEVYRGLDAKTLDKNAVDYLQKNYRMLSGLYGLLKPSDKVMLYRLEMGRHFEFDQYKNLYEFWREKITEQLNSEMKKGEILLHLASTEYGKVIDRKKLNHKVIDFDFYELKDGKLKTIVVYTKHARGLMVRFCAETNAKTLNDVKAFNYEGYLIDEEKSTDTKLVFTR, encoded by the coding sequence ATGAAAATTATAACTTCTCCCGCAAAATTGATGAACGTTGAAAATTCAACCGGCTTGTTACGATCAACAACCCCGAAATTCATCGAAGAAGCTGCATTTATACAATCTTATTTAAAACATAAATCACCAAAATATCTTTCCGAATTAATGGAAATCTCCCCGAAACTGGCTGATGAGAACTGGGAAAGAAACCAGAAATGGAAAGCCAAACCAACGGCAAAAGAATCTGCACCTGCTATGTTTGCTTTTACAGGAGAGGTTTACAGAGGATTGGATGCCAAAACTCTTGATAAAAATGCTGTCGATTATTTACAGAAAAACTACAGGATGCTTTCCGGGCTGTACGGTCTGCTGAAACCATCTGACAAGGTAATGCTTTACAGGCTGGAAATGGGACGTCATTTTGAATTCGATCAGTATAAAAATTTATATGAATTCTGGAGGGAGAAAATTACGGAACAACTAAATTCCGAGATGAAAAAAGGTGAAATTCTTCTCCACCTGGCCAGCACCGAATACGGAAAGGTAATCGACAGAAAAAAATTAAATCATAAGGTCATTGATTTTGATTTCTATGAACTTAAAGACGGAAAACTGAAAACCATCGTAGTTTATACCAAGCATGCAAGAGGTCTTATGGTAAGATTCTGTGCGGAAACCAACGCCAAAACCCTGAATGATGTAAAAGCATTCAACTATGAAGGCTACCTTATTGATGAGGAA